One Solanum pennellii chromosome 9, SPENNV200 DNA segment encodes these proteins:
- the LOC107031178 gene encoding pentatricopeptide repeat-containing protein At5g66520-like: protein MILKAVSETHSPLTPLMQKCRTLNHLKELHCQLLKLHLPETPSAIAPLLSFAVNSRIPSFFNYSRIVFQNLGYQSTFLYNTMIRGYMQSDMPIPAIVCYKDMLRDKLIVNNYTIPPLIKACSMVSNEFRLLGFSVHAHSLKLGLQHDRFIVASLIEFYSLHLEMDRARMLFDEIPDRDVVLFTTMIDGYGKIGEVGKARLLFEDMTERNVISWSAMMAAYSRASDFKEVLCLYRRMEEDGLKPNESILVSVLTACAHLGALAQGFWVHSLAKHYSYESNPILATALVDMYSKCGRTELASSVFEEMTYKDTGAWNAIISGFAMNGDAMKSFQLFYRMLASGNQPNETTFVAVLSACTHANLVEKGLSLFERMSSVYGVEPRFEHRACVVDLLARAGKLEDAEKFIVENMGGIEKGDANVWGALLGACRVYGDLKVGDRIWRKLSNVKVADYGTYVLAYNMYKEAGWEMEANCVRKLIEQMRIKKQPGCSVVEVNGVVKEFLASDLLHLKSRIVHDVLEPLPNVMHLID, encoded by the coding sequence ATGATTCTAAAAGCAGTTAGCGAAACTCATTCTCCCCTGACGCCCTTAATGCAAAAGTGCAGAACTCTCAACCATCTAAAAGAGCTCCATTGCCAACTCCTCAAACTTCACCTCCCAGAAACTCCGTCAGCCATTGCTCCACTTCTTTCATTTGCCGTCAATTCTAGGATTCCTTCTTTCTTCAACTATTCGCGTATTGTGTTTCAAAATCTTGGCTACCAAAGTACCTTTTTGTACAATACCATGATCAGAGGATACATGCAATCAGATATGCCGATACCAGCAATTGTATGCTACAAAGACATGCTGAGAGATAAACTTATTGTGAATAATTATACCATTCCACCATTGATAAAGGCTTGTTCAATGGTTTCAAATGAGTTTAGGCTACTTGGGTTTTCAGTCCATGCCCATTCACTGAAGTTGGGATTACAACATGACCGGTTTATTGTTGCATCATTGATTGAATTTTATTCCCTACATCTCGAGATGGACAGAGCACGTATGTTGTTTGATGAAATTCCCGACAGGGATGTGGTTTTGTTTACTACCATGATTGATGGATACGGGAAAATAGGGGAGGTGGGAAAGGCCAGATTGTTGTTTGAAGATATGACGGAGAGGAATGTGATTTCTTGGAGTGCAATGATGGCAGCATATTCACGGGCTAGTGATTTTAAGGAGGTTCTATGCTTGTATCGGAGGATGGAAGAAGATGGTCTTAAGCCCAATGAGTCTATTCTTGTAAGTGTCCTCACGGCTTGTGCTCATCTAGGTGCCTTAGCACAAGGCTTTTGGGTACATTCATTGGCTAAGCATTATAGTTATGAGTCGAACCCAATATTGGCTACTGCATTGGTTGACATGTACTCTAAATGTGGGAGAACAGAGTTGGCTTCATCAGTCTTTGAAGAGATGACTTATAAGGATACTGgagcatggaatgccatcatatcAGGCTTTGCAATGAATGGAGATGCAATGAAATCATTTCAATTGTTCTATAGGATGTTAGCAAGTGGGAATCAACCAAATGAAACAACATTTGTTGCTGTGCTCTCTGCTTGCACTCATGCAAATTTGGTTGAAAAAGGTCTTTCACTGTTTGAAAGAATGAGCAGTGTTTATGGGGTTGAACCCAGGTTTGAGCATCGTGCATGTGTGGTAGACCTGTTAGCAAGAGCTGGTAAGCTCGAGGATGCTGAGAAGTTCATTGTTGAGAACATGGGAGGGATAGAGAAAGGGGATGCTAATGTGTGGGGAGCTTTACTTGGTGCTTGTAGGGTCTACGGTGATCTTAAAGTAGGTGATAGAATATGGAGAAAGCTGTCTAACGTGAAGGTAGCTGACTATGGTACTTACGTACTTGCATACAACATGTACAAGGAAGCTGGTTGGGAAATGGAAGCCAACTGTGTTAGGAAATTGATCGAGCAAATGAGGATAAAGAAGCAGCCTGGATGTAGCGTCGTAGAGGTGAATGGTGTGGTTAAAGAATTCCTCGCGAGTGATCTTTTACATCTTAAGTCACGAATAGTCCACGACGTGCTTGAGCCCTTACCTAATGTAATGCATCTTATTGACTGA
- the LOC114078608 gene encoding uncharacterized protein LOC114078608: MNIHNNIEEINRKRKNFHTHFENPYENENLLEEDDDDEFLELSLVTPSRSTRPRIQSSTLNLQQLNIIPKETVQSSTLNLQQLNIIPKETVLNLQQLTMMPKETVLNLQQLTMMPKETVQSSTLNHQQLNIIPKETETQLNIIPKETETVQSSTLNHQQLILKPIMIPKETLQRRRRNSSKPKLMQEVKIETVTPPFPWATNSIATVHTLEYLLSKQLIIISGDVQCRRCEKRYTMEFDLKEKFVEIGSYVMKNKTFLKERAPSVWTNPILPTCQFCNQENSVKPIICSDKNKINWLFLLLGQMLGCCTLDELKFFCEHTNNHRTGAKDRVLFLTYLTLCRQVDPTGPFHR; encoded by the coding sequence ATGAACATCCACAACAATATTGAAGAAATCAATAGAAAGAGGAAGAATTTTCATACTCATTTCGAAAATCCTTACGAAAATGAAAATCTACTAGAAGAAGATGACGATGATGAATTTTTGGAACTTTCATTAGTGACACCCTCCCGTTCTACTAGACCTCGAATACAATCGAGTActttgaatctccaacaactcAACATAATACCAAAAGAAACTGTTCAATCGAGTActttgaatctccaacaactcAACATAATACCAAAAGAAACTGttttgaatctccaacaactcACCATGATGCCAAAAGAAACTGttttgaatctccaacaactcACCATGATGCCAAAAGAAACTGTTCAATCGAGTACTTTGAATCACCAACAACTCAACATAATACCAAAAGAAACTGAAACTCAACTCAACATAATACCAAAAGAAACTGAAACTGTTCAATCGAGTACTTTGAATCACCAACAGCTCATTTTAAAACCGATCATGATACCAAAAGAAACTCTTCAACGTAGAAGACGTAACTCCTCAAAGCCAAAACTAATGCAGGAGGTGAAGATTGAGACTGTAACTCCTCCATTTCCTTGGGCAACAAACTCAATAGCTACGGTACACACATTGGAATACTTGTTGTCGAAGCAACTAATCATAATAAGCGGAGATGTTCAATGCAGGAGATGTGAGAAGAGATATACTATGGAATTCgatttgaaagaaaagtttgtTGAGATTGGATCTTAcgtgatgaaaaataaaacatttctCAAAGAACGCGCACCGTCTGTTTGGACTAATCCGATTCTTCCTACATGTCAATTTTGTAATCAAGAGAATAGCGTGAAACCGATTATTTGTTCGGATAAGAATAAGATAAATTGGTTGTTTTTGTTACTTGGTCAGATGTTGGGATGTTGTACACTTGATGAACTTAAGTTTTTTTGTGAACATACAAATAATCATCGAACGGGTGCAAAGGATCGTGTTCTTTTTTTGACATACCTAACGTTGTGCAGGCAAGTCGATCCAACTGGTCCGTTTCATCGTTGA
- the LOC107031776 gene encoding nucleolar GTP-binding protein 1: protein MSGTSGLLQLWQVPSSSLFFGRSKGLYLVPVRVMYPMSCFCKQMQTTTYAIVKGSYVSNPQNQQENKEKLTPKVENVGAFQKLPMVMPSVDILHSALRKAKRVSPTKGIANAAKRERNKGAKQLDALMKELAVPLRTYKENFPNKKYLHPYERSLIELTLGDGNYEDVLGKLEALRKKVVSVGKEHASLCAKSLSKREAEERLNEGLKRIEEIFDGDGKAVDELLNIAKTLRAMPVVDLETPTLCLVGAPNVGKSSLVRVLSTGKPEICNYPFTTRGILMGHINLSYQNFQVTDTPGILRRADEERNNLEKLTLAVLTHLPTAVLYVHDLSGECGMSPSDQFVIYKEMRERFSSHIWLDVVSKCDLLQASPVIFATDDCNVDNFELVRYRKMGPDGALNVSVKNEIGLHELKKRVYELLVSQSERIKNQKSKEEELEVPS from the exons ATGAGCGGCACTTCAGGTCTTCTTCAGCTATGGCAAGTTCCATCCTCATCACTGTTCTTCGGCCGTTCCAAAG GTCTGTACTTGGTTCCTGTGCGTGTTATGTATCCAATGTCATGTTTCTGTAAGCAAATGCAAACTACTACTTATGCAATTGTTAAAGGAAGCTATGTATCAAATCCACAGAACCAACAAGAAAACAAA GAAAAATTGACACCTAAGGTAGAAAATGTAGGTGCTTTTCAAAAATTACCCATGGTAATGCCGTCTGTAGATATTCTACATTCAGCACTGAGGAAAGCAAAGAGGGTCTCACCTACAAAGG GCATTGCTAATGCTGCAAAACGTGAGAGAAATAAAGGCGCAAAACAACTTGACGCATTAATGAAG GAGTTGGCTGTGCCCTTGAGAACATACAAAGAGAACTTcccaaacaaaaaatatttgcaCCCTTATGAAAGATCTTTGATTGAGTTAACGCTTGGAGATGGAAACTATGAAGAT GTATTGGGAAAGTTAGAAGCTCTAAGGAAAAAGGTGGTATCAGTTGGAAAGGAACATGCATCATTATGTGCTAAG TCATTATCTAAACGAGAAGCAGAGGAGCGACTGAATGAG GGATTGAAAAGAATTGAGGAGATATTTGATGGTGATGGAAAAGCTGTCGATGAACTATTGAACATTGCCAAG ACATTACGGGCAATGCCAGTTGTCGATCTGGAAACACCAACTCTCTGTCTTGTCGGTGCTCCCAATGTCGGAAAATCATCTTTGGTTCGCGTACTTTCGACAGGGAAGCCTGAG ATCTGCAACTATCCCTTCACTACTAGAGGAATTCTGATGGGTCATATTAATTTGAGTTACCAGAATTTTCAG GTTACTGATACCCCTGGTATCTTAAGAAGAGCTGATG AGGAAAGGAATAACTTGGAAAAGTTAACACTTGCTGTTCTCACTCATTTGCCTACTGCAGTACTTTATGTTCATGATTTATCTGGAGAATGTGGGATGTCACCTTCTGATCAG TTTGTGATCTATAAGGAAATGCGAGAGAGATTCAGCAGCCATATTTGGCTTGATGTCGTGTCCAAATGTGACTTACTGCAAGCATCTCCTGTCATCTTTGCAACAGATGATTGTAATGTTGATAACTTTGAGCTGGTGAGGTATAGGAAGATGGGACCTGATGGAGCCCTAAATGTGTCGGTAAAGAATGAGATTGGTCTTCATGAG TTGAAGAAAAGAGTTTACGAGCTGCTTGTTTCTCAATCAGAAAGgatcaaaaatcaaaagagcAAGGAGGAAGAGCTGGAAGTTCCAAGCTAG
- the LOC107029378 gene encoding cyanate hydratase — protein MENKANMVASLMSVKQKSGKTFSQIAEETGLTNVYVAQLLRRQAQLKPETAPKLKAALPLLSDQQIHQMMEAPLRSYDPNLIQDPTVYRLNEAVMHFGESIKEIVNEEFGDGIMSAIDFFCSVDKIKGVDGKDRVVLTFDGKYLPHTEQKTEHMVSRLMRKE, from the exons ATGGAGAACAAAGCAAACATGGTGGCATCTCTTATGTCAGTGAAACAAAAATCTGGCAAGACATTTAGTCAAATAGCTGAAGAAACTGGTCTCACAAATGTCTATGTTGCTCAGTTGTTAAGACGTCAAGCTCAGCTTAAACCTGAAACTGCACCAAAGCTGAAGGCTGCACTTCCTCTTTTATCTGATcaacaaattcatcaaatgatgGAGGCACCTTTGAGGTCTTATGACCCGAACTTGATTCAAGACCCAACTGTTTACAG ATTGAATGAGGCTGTCATGCACTTTGGTGAGAGTATCAAGGAAATTGTTAACGAAGAATTTGGTGATGGCAT CATGTCAGCTATAGACTTTTTCTGCTCAGTTGATAAAATCAAAGGTGTGGATGGAAAGGATCGTGTTGTCTTGACTTTTGATGGGAAGTATCTGCCACACACTGAACAG AAAACTGAGCATATGGTGTCAAGGTTGATGCGAAAGGAATAA